The following are encoded together in the Coleofasciculaceae cyanobacterium genome:
- a CDS encoding universal stress protein, with protein sequence MFKSILFPIELTREARQAIQLTADMVKTHQSKLTILSVVETDEQGVMSSEEQVAKLLQEAKSFFANQGISAETIERTGVPAFTICDVADEINAELIIMGCRGLGLIDEEAAADSATNRVINLASCPVLVIT encoded by the coding sequence ATGTTTAAGTCTATTTTATTTCCTATCGAATTAACTAGAGAAGCTCGTCAAGCAATTCAGCTGACGGCGGATATGGTCAAAACCCATCAGAGTAAGCTGACTATTCTATCGGTAGTTGAAACCGACGAGCAAGGAGTAATGAGTTCAGAAGAACAGGTGGCTAAACTACTACAGGAAGCTAAGTCATTTTTTGCTAATCAAGGAATTTCGGCTGAGACTATAGAAAGAACAGGAGTACCCGCTTTTACGATCTGTGATGTTGCCGATGAAATTAATGCCGAGCTAATTATTATGGGCTGTCGAGGTTTAGGTTTAATTGATGAAGAAGCTGCTGCCGATAGCGCAACCAACCGCGTCATCAATCTCGCCTCTTGTCCTGTATTAGTAATTACTTAA
- a CDS encoding PD-(D/E)XK nuclease family protein, with product MGRYILPELSPTVSSKLELTIITPSKAIASYLKVPHCSLENLSQNIVRRRGIGIASTLLSRRLLQNAVREIVDTKDIEGTARAFLATIKDLLRSGIDLTKLQTSLDPRIQQLGNLATAHRNQLRQVKRIDAAELYWQGAQQIVYQKAYIFYGYFTPGKDELAVINAIAAQDSILVLPLDNLYPQNQQAFKWLQSQGWELTSSQPEDTVSINHQLQQCFKQTLPLPAGVNLQVFPSLEEEVRGILTQVKILQAQGVPAQDIVLVTREEKLYGEILIDVAWEYNLPVQVSYEISLAQTRLGAWLKLLLEAIADNFPFETTAKLLSHPLAKYMSAEIWSSARQTHPQGLTAWQKLGVDLSLLNVSGNYRREVWINRLLDILSTWDVLEKAKSWAREIMAYYRLQEGLRELIKPEAQQLSKQAFINEINEILALLTIPVQPGRGGIELYCPTSLRGTNYPYVFVLGTVAGILPAAIADDSILDFHNRKQLAQQGLNIQTAVDLAQKETFDFYCLLNIPTNRITFSYPELIDRNPVIPSPYLSRLGLQPIVANLPIASIERARQLYLRQPHLLQSETSSSLLIPQITKAWQVEVHRESAIAPDQYDGIIGISIDPQSKIFSASQLTQLGQCPFKWFSARLLRLKELIEAESNLSAAVRGNLYHRCLELSLAEIKTANDLAKFNQEQLAQAFATAEQELKLTNLPGWDAQRQEHLNLLRLNLTTAEFFPPDREVIARETRFRMQWYGLQVRGQVDRIDRTPAGLSVIDYKTSGATPPGVKDATGKANLDIQLAIYQDAIAKKYPQEAINEAAYYSITKQKTISRPKKDPAELAAFAEKVKSHLEQGYYPVAPDIDRKACNYCDYDLVCRQGDRLSRKSRIC from the coding sequence ATGGGCAGATATATCTTACCCGAATTGAGTCCAACAGTATCTTCTAAGCTTGAGCTGACGATCATTACACCAAGCAAAGCGATCGCATCTTACTTAAAAGTTCCTCACTGTAGCTTAGAGAACTTGAGTCAAAATATTGTCCGTCGTCGGGGGATAGGGATTGCTTCTACTTTGTTGAGTCGGCGTTTATTACAAAATGCGGTGCGGGAAATAGTTGATACTAAAGATATTGAAGGGACAGCCAGAGCTTTTTTAGCGACGATTAAAGATTTATTACGCAGTGGCATCGATCTAACTAAATTACAGACAAGTCTAGATCCGAGAATTCAACAGTTGGGTAATTTAGCTACTGCCCATCGCAACCAGTTGAGACAGGTTAAACGCATTGATGCTGCGGAATTATATTGGCAGGGTGCGCAGCAGATTGTTTACCAAAAAGCTTATATATTCTATGGTTATTTCACTCCAGGTAAAGATGAATTAGCGGTAATTAATGCGATCGCAGCACAAGATAGTATTTTAGTCTTACCTCTAGATAATTTATATCCTCAAAATCAACAGGCTTTTAAATGGTTGCAGTCTCAGGGTTGGGAATTAACTTCAAGTCAGCCAGAGGATACAGTAAGTATTAATCATCAGCTACAACAGTGTTTTAAACAGACATTACCATTGCCAGCAGGAGTAAATTTGCAGGTTTTTCCTAGTTTAGAAGAGGAAGTACGGGGAATTTTAACTCAGGTAAAAATTTTACAGGCTCAAGGAGTTCCTGCCCAGGATATTGTTTTAGTAACCAGAGAAGAAAAGCTATATGGTGAAATTTTAATTGATGTTGCTTGGGAATATAATTTGCCCGTGCAGGTATCTTATGAAATTTCTTTAGCCCAAACTCGTCTCGGTGCGTGGCTCAAACTGCTGCTAGAGGCGATCGCCGATAACTTTCCTTTTGAAACTACGGCTAAGTTACTTTCTCATCCTTTGGCAAAATATATGTCTGCCGAAATTTGGTCATCAGCCAGACAAACCCATCCTCAAGGTTTAACAGCTTGGCAGAAGCTAGGAGTAGATTTAAGCCTGCTTAATGTTTCAGGGAATTATCGTCGGGAGGTTTGGATTAATCGTTTGCTAGATATTTTGTCTACCTGGGATGTTTTAGAGAAAGCCAAATCTTGGGCGCGAGAAATAATGGCATACTACCGATTACAAGAAGGATTGAGAGAGTTAATTAAGCCTGAAGCACAACAACTTAGTAAACAGGCATTTATCAATGAAATAAATGAAATATTAGCGCTATTAACTATTCCTGTTCAACCAGGCAGAGGAGGAATTGAGCTATACTGTCCGACATCTTTACGTGGCACTAACTATCCCTATGTCTTTGTTCTAGGAACTGTGGCGGGAATTTTGCCAGCCGCGATCGCCGATGACTCAATTTTAGATTTTCATAACCGCAAACAGCTAGCGCAACAAGGCTTAAATATTCAAACCGCTGTCGATCTGGCTCAAAAGGAAACTTTCGATTTTTACTGTCTATTAAACATTCCCACAAACAGGATTACTTTCTCTTATCCCGAATTAATCGATCGCAACCCTGTCATACCAAGTCCTTATCTATCCCGTTTAGGTTTACAACCTATCGTTGCTAATTTACCCATAGCGAGTATTGAGCGTGCGCGTCAATTATATCTGCGTCAGCCTCATCTACTTCAATCTGAAACTAGTTCATCCCTGTTGATACCACAAATAACTAAAGCGTGGCAGGTAGAAGTTCATCGGGAAAGTGCGATCGCTCCCGATCAGTATGATGGCATCATTGGCATTAGCATCGATCCTCAAAGTAAGATTTTTAGTGCGTCTCAGCTAACTCAGCTTGGTCAATGTCCTTTCAAATGGTTTAGTGCGCGCTTACTCAGGCTCAAAGAATTAATTGAAGCCGAATCCAATCTCAGTGCTGCTGTTCGCGGGAATCTCTACCACCGTTGTTTAGAATTATCTTTGGCAGAAATCAAAACCGCCAACGACTTAGCCAAGTTTAACCAAGAACAACTAGCCCAAGCCTTTGCTACTGCCGAACAAGAACTAAAGCTAACTAATCTACCAGGGTGGGATGCTCAACGTCAAGAACATTTAAACTTACTTCGTCTTAACTTGACTACTGCTGAATTCTTCCCTCCAGACAGAGAAGTCATTGCCAGAGAAACTAGGTTTAGGATGCAATGGTATGGCTTACAGGTACGGGGACAGGTAGATCGCATCGATCGCACCCCCGCTGGTTTAAGTGTAATCGACTATAAGACTAGCGGAGCGACTCCCCCAGGGGTGAAAGATGCCACAGGCAAAGCCAATCTTGATATTCAACTAGCGATCTATCAGGATGCGATCGCCAAAAAATATCCGCAGGAAGCGATCAACGAGGCAGCCTATTATTCTATTACCAAGCAAAAAACTATTAGCCGTCCGAAAAAAGATCCTGCCGAATTAGCTGCTTTTGCCGAAAAGGTTAAATCTCATCTAGAACAAGGATACTATCCTGTTGCCCCTGATATAGATCGTAAAGCCTGTAATTACTGTGATTACGATTTGGTTTGTCGTCAGGGCGATCGCTTAAGCCGAAAGTCAAGAATTTGTTAG
- a CDS encoding CPBP family intramembrane glutamic endopeptidase has translation MLNASWFKVFTFFGVWAAIWLPIALLVSRFIDWQPSKIMTPRQKLVLLASLYILIPIVIGWKMKAESWSFVALGLSPLSKTTGYILLGLTLSLVGLIIVFGLETAFNFISWHQQNIARLIPLFFPILGLSLLISLVEEIVFRGYVFSTLLIDHSYWIAATISSTIFALVHLIWERKQTLPQIPGLWLMGMVLVGARVLADGSIYLALGLHAGWIWGLTCIDSAELVTYDYQSHWLTGINQQPLAGIAGIFCLAITGLAIWLAADSWLFL, from the coding sequence ATGTTAAACGCATCATGGTTTAAAGTATTTACCTTTTTCGGAGTATGGGCTGCTATCTGGTTGCCGATTGCCTTGTTGGTATCTCGATTTATCGACTGGCAACCAAGTAAAATCATGACACCTCGGCAAAAGCTAGTTTTGTTAGCATCTCTTTATATTCTTATTCCTATTGTAATAGGATGGAAAATGAAAGCAGAATCCTGGTCTTTTGTCGCTCTTGGTTTAAGCCCATTATCCAAGACCACTGGGTACATATTGTTAGGATTAACCCTTAGTCTTGTCGGTTTAATTATTGTCTTTGGTTTAGAAACTGCCTTTAATTTTATTAGCTGGCATCAGCAAAATATTGCTCGACTGATTCCTTTATTTTTTCCCATATTAGGTTTGAGTTTACTGATTAGCTTAGTTGAAGAAATAGTATTTCGTGGTTATGTGTTTAGCACTTTATTGATCGACCACTCATATTGGATAGCTGCCACAATATCTAGTACAATTTTTGCTCTTGTGCATTTAATTTGGGAAAGAAAGCAGACTTTACCTCAGATTCCAGGTTTATGGCTGATGGGTATGGTGTTGGTAGGTGCTAGAGTGCTGGCAGATGGCAGCATATATTTGGCTTTAGGGCTTCATGCAGGATGGATTTGGGGTTTAACCTGTATTGACTCGGCAGAATTAGTAACCTATGACTATCAAAGTCATTGGCTTACAGGAATAAACCAGCAACCGTTAGCAGGGATTGCTGGCATATTTTGCTTGGCTATCACTGGGTTAGCTATTTGGCTGGCAGCCGATAGTTGGCTGTTTTTGTGA